The Geminocystis sp. NIES-3708 genomic sequence TAAACAACAATAAGAATTAATGGGTAAATTCTCAAAATATTGATAAAAGCCTATAGCCGAAGCAGTAAGAGTTGCCCATGTATGAATGGCAAATTTAATTTTACCCGATGTGCCACCAGTAGGAATCATTATCCCCGTAAAACTAGGTGACTTTTGCTTGAAAGAAGAAAAATTATAATTAATATTACCAAAAATAATATCTGGTTTAACTATATTATTTATTTGTTCCCATTCATTACTCTGCCAATGAGAATTAATTAAAAAGACACAACTATTTGTAATAATACTAGCAAAAAAAGCTGAAATAAATTTACTGTGTTCTGTTTCAGCGATGAAAATAATTGGTTTTTTAATTGTTATTTTAGCAAAATTAATTTCCGTTAAATAATTTATTATTAATGGTTCTAAATTTTCAAATTTATTATTAAATTTCCAATTATTATTTAATAATTTTAATTGTGGTAATATATTTGACTTTTTAAGCATCAAAATTACTGTAAAGCTTTTAAATAATCAATAGCAGCTTCTAACTTAGATTGATAAGATAAAGCAAATTGTTCAAACCAAAAACCTTCATCAGAATAAGGATCTAAATTTTTTAACCAAATTTCTGCTTTTCTTCTTAATTGTTTTTCTTGCCTTTGTTTTTCTAATTCTTTTTGTCTAATATCTTCTAAATTATCAATTTTTTTATTATGTTTTGTTTCTGACTGTTTTTGACTAAAATTTTCAGCTATATCTTGTAAAGATGATTCAGTTATAGAAGATTTTTTATCGGATTTATTGATAGATTTTTGTTGTTGAAATTTGGCTTCTATATCTGTTAATAAATCTAGTGAAGCATTACTTTTTTTAGTCATAGTAGATTTTTGTTGTTGAAATTTGGCTTCTACATCCGTTAATAAATCTAGTGAAGCATTACTTTTTTTAGTCGTAGTAGATTTTCGTTGCTGAAATTTGGCTTCTATATCTGACAATAAATCATCATCTTTTTCTTCTTGTTTCTGAGATTTCTTAGTATTTTGTATCTCCGATAACAAAGAATCTATATTATCTTTATTTTCTTTATTATTCACTGGCTGACAATAAGTATTAATAGCATTTTTAATAATATTTTTTTTTTGCTGTTTTTGTTGATACTTATTCTGAATTTGAGTAAAAATATCATCTATATTACTCATAGCTAAAATTAGGTATATATCACTTAAATTATAACATTATTTGAACTATGTAGGGTAGAAGAATTATAAAAGTTTAGATAGTAAAAGTATCTTTTTCTACCCCATTAAACACTAGGCAACTATATCTAATATAGATTATAAGGCTTCCCAACGGAAATAACGTTCTCCACCAAGTTCTAAAACTACTTTAATTTTTGGTTCTTGTTTTGTTAAACTAATTAAATACTCTTTTTCTTGATTAGAAAGCACAAAACCTTCAATAATCCATAAAACTAAACCTTTAGAAGAAGAAGGTATATTTTCTAGTTGAGAAAGAGCAATAGGTGGGATAAAATAAGTAGGTCCAACTGCACCTTCTTGACCAATATTTTTCTTTCCTAAATGAGGAGGGCGCACTCCATGAATGCCCATTAAATAAGCACTTAAATCCCCTAATCCCCTAGCTGAAATATTAATAGTATTATAACCTGAAGCTCTTAATCTTCTTTGATAACGCCCTTCAAAACCTCCTTCAAGAGGTGCATAGACAGCTACAATGCCTGATTTTTCTAAATCTTTGATAAAACCTTTTCCTGTAGTTAATAATGGCATATTTTTTATTGTTACTAATAATATTTATCTCAATTTTCTTGATTATAATAGGACGAGTGTTTATTTGATCCAGTTAAATGAGTTGATAAATTAAAATGCTTTAATCATCGATAAAAATTTCTATAATAGGTTAGGTTAATTAAGTTGTGTGATGAGGCATCAAAATGGTGAATGAATTAAGGGCTGTGTTAGAATTAGCGACGGAAGAAGAATTGCAACAAGTTACAAAAGTTCTCTTTAGTCGAAGATTTAATCCTATTGATTACTTAAATACCCCAGATCCTCTCGATGTGCAAAGTCAAGATTGGCAAGGATGGTTAGACACTATAGAAAAGCGTTTTCGTTTTTTGGCGGCAGATGGTGTAACAGTCTTACGTCGTCAAACCGATAAAGTTTCATATCGAGACACTTTAATTCAAGTGTGTCGTTATTTAAAAATTCCTTATGCTCAACAAATGACAACTATTGAAATTGAAAGTGAAATTTTCTTAAACTTATTACAAAAAGCATGGCATAAATTACCACCATCAGAACAAAAATCCCTTAAAAGTAGGGTTATTTCTTCTTTAGCCGATAGTACAATTCCTGAACCTTTGCCTTTAAATTTACAACATGATCCTGTTAAAATTTTATTACAGGGCAGCAGTGTTGTTGCAGTCAGTTCTATTTTAAAACCTTGGTTGCTACAAAAAATAGCCCAACAATTTGCTATACATTTCGCTACCTATCAGGTGGCTAAAACAACTATTATTAATGGTGGCATTGCCACAGCTACTCAATTACAAAATCATTTTACTCTACAAATGGCTAAACGGGGAATGGTGATGAGTACAGCTAGATATACGGCAGTAAGAGGTATTTTTACTTTCTTAGGTCCTGTATTATGGGGATGTTTCTTTGCTGATTTAGGCTGGAGAGCAATCTCAACTAATTACACAAGAATTATACCAGTTATTTTTACCCTAGCACAAATTCGCCTTACTCGTGGCGATGATTGGCAGTTATTACCTTGTTAAACTAGGGTGTATCGTCATGACTATTTTATTGATGATGAAGTTAATAAATCAAAACATAAAAATAGTCTGCACAGTGCAAATAGTTAAAAATAGTCAAGTTTTATTAAATTTACTGTCAGAATTTTCAGGATAACAGTTAAAAATTATTGTTTTAACAACAGAGTCTTCTCAGGTTAAGAAAAAAGTTTAAAAACAACACTACAAAACTATGTAAATCCTAAATTAATTATTATTTTGCAATCACAGGAGTGGGAAAAGGCGGTGGAAGATAAATATGACGATAGTAGAGCGAATATAATCTGTCGCCATCTTCTTAATTTTAGGTGGGAAATTATCAATTTTAATAACCATTGTCTATTCCCTATTTCCTAATATTGAAAGAAGTTTATTAGTATTAATCTTGCCCACAACAAGTATTAATGCCTAGACTCTTGAGAATTAAATCACTCACGGCATTGGCGATCGCAAATTCACTGTAAAAACTTTTTTGAAAATCAAAAGACTGCATTTCTGTAACTATAGCAATAACCAACGAACCAAGATCATTTTCTCCTTCTAGTCTTTGACGAATAAAGATTTGAGCCGCCCTTGAAGCAATTGTTTCATTAATAGTTTCAGGGATAAATTCTTGATCTAACCATTGATGTAAGTTGGTTTTAAGCCAAGTTTGTTCAACATCAGCATTTTCTAAGGGGGGTAAAACAATAGGAGGAATAGGTTGAGACATGATTAAATAATATTATAGATTTCCTTTATTAGAAATTATATATATTTAGTTCAACAGTTATGATCGATATTCCCTCTATTATTCAGGGGTATGCCCATGGTAATTTTTTAATGGCTGATGATTATCAACAGTTGGCATGGTATTCTAGTGACCAAAGAACTCTAATTCCTTTGGATAATCGTTTTCGTTATCCCAAATCTTTACAACGAGTATTAAATAAAAATACTTTTTCTGTTGCTATTAATCGAGATTTTGTAGGAGTTTGTCGAGGTTGTGCCAATCGAAAAACAACTTGGATTTCTTCCGAATTAATTGATATTTATATAGAATTAAATCGTGCTGGTTGGGCTTATAGTTTTGAAACATGGCACAATGATCAATTAGCAGGAGGTATTTTGGGTATTGTTATTCGAGGTGCTTTTATCGGTGAATCAATGTTTTTTAATATTCCTGAAGCTTCCAAAGTTGCGATGGTAAAATTAGTTGAACACTTGCGATCGCAAAATTTTGTTTTATTCGATGCTCAAATGCAAAATCCTCACCTTCAAAGATTTGGATCATATATCATTGACAATAAAGAATATATGAAACTATTATCACAAGCCCTTGACACTCAATGTAATTTTATTAGCAAATAAAGAAAAATTATTGTGACAGGAATACTTTACCTTGTAGCTACTCCCATTGGTAACTTAAAAGATATAACATTTCGTGCTATCGAAACCTTGCAAACCGTTGATTTAATCGCCGCTGAAGATACTAGACACACCGCCAAGTTATTAAATCATTATCAAATCAAAACCCAGACTATCAGTTACCATCAGCATAATCACCAAGCTAGAGTTAGTGAATTAATCACCAAATTATTAAACGGTTTAAATATTGCCTTGGTAACTGATGCTGGAACACCAGCTATTTCAGATCCGGGTTATCATTTAGTATTGGCTTGTATTGAATCCAATATTAACATTATACCCATACCCGGTGCGATCGCTGCTATTAATGGATTAGTCGCATCAGGATTACCCACCGAAAAATTTTGTTTTGAGGGATTTTTGCCAACAAAAAAGAAATTAAGAGAAGAATTATTAAATAAATTACAAACAGAAAAACGCACTCTCATTTTTTATGAAGCCCCCCACAAATTACAGAAAACTTTAACAGATTTAGCTGATTTTTTGGGTATAAATAGAAATATTTGTTTGGCAAGAGAATTAACTAAAATTCATGAAAATTTTTGGCGTGGTAATCTACAAAAAGCTATAGAATTTTATCAACATCATGAACCAAAAGGCGAATATACTATTATTATCGAAGGAAATAAGGAACAAGAAGAAATTGAATTATCAGAAACTCAAATTAAAGAAGAAATTGAAAAATTATTAAAACAAGGTATGAGTAAAACTGAAGCTAGTCAAAAATTAGCTAAATATACTAACTTATCTCGCCGAGAAATTTATCAATTAATGATTAGTAAAAATTAGGAATTATTTAATCTTTTTTTAATGGCAAAAATCATAAAGTTATGCTTAAGCAAATATTGCAAAAATCATAAAAAAAAGAGTTGATAAAAATAGAATCACAAAATAGAATTAAAGTGATTGTTCTAAAATTATGCAATCATTTGTTCTTAAAAATTAAGAGAGTTTTTCATGTCTAAAATAAAAGTAGCTATCAACGGTTTTGGCAGAATTGGTAGATTAGTATTTCGTGCAGGAATTGATAACCCTAACATTGAATTTGTGGGAATTAATGATTTAGTGCCACCAGAAAATATTGCCTATCTTCTTAAATATGACTCTACTCACGGTAAATTTAACGGCACTGTAGAGGCGAAAGAAAATGGCATCGAAGTCAACGGTAAATTTATTCCCTGCGTTTCCGTGCGTAATCCTGAAGAATTGCCTTGGGAAGAATATGGTGCAGAATATGTTGTGGAAGCCACAGGTTTATTTACTGATTATGAAGGTGCAGGAAAACACCTCAAAGCGGGAGCAAAAAAAGTTGTAATTTCAGCACCTACAAAAGATCCTGAAAAAGTAGCTACCTTATTAATGGGAGTCAATCATGAAAATTATCATCCAAGTAGCCATGATGTAGTTTCTAATGCTAGTTGTACTACTAACTGTTTAGCACCTATCGCCAAAGTATTAGACGATAACTTCGGTTTAACAGAAGGTTTAATGACTACAATCCACGCCATGACAGCTACTCAACCCACCGTTGACGGGCCAAGTAAAAAAGATTTTCGAGGCGGTAGAGGGGCAGCCCAAAACATAATACCATCTTCCACAGGGGCGGCTAAAGCAGTAGCCTTAGTATTACCTCAACTGAAAGGAAGATTGACAGGTATGGCTTTTAGAGTACCAACTCCTAACGTTTCCGTAGTAGATTTAACCTTCCGCACAGAAAAAGCCACCAATTATCAAGGCATTTGCGAAGCCATGAAAAAAGCCTCTGAAACTGACTTAAAAGGTATTTTAGGTTACACTGATGAAGCCGTAGCATCATCCGATTTTGTTACAGATTCCCACTCCAGTATATTTGACGCTGGAGCTGGAATAGAACTTAACTCTAACTTTTTTAAAGTCGTTTCTTGGTATGATAATGAATGGGGTTATTCTAACCGTATGATAGATTTGATTTTATTTATGGCGAATAAATAATCAGTAATGAGTAATTAACAGTTGATAGATAAATTGTTCATTGTTAATTATTCATTGTACTTTGTCAGAGTCCCCATTGATGTTTAAGGACATCCTTATACACATTTTCCCTAACTAACATTTCCTCGTATAATTTAATTAAAAAATCTGCCGCTTGTTCTCTACTCATATTTTGGACTTGAGTTTGAAAAGAACGTAAATTGAACTGTTGCTCTAACGATAATCCCATCGAATTAGACATAATCTTAGATTCTCCTTTACTTTAGAACTAAAACTTGTTATTCTTGATCAAGGGTAAGCCAGAAACACTTTCCTTGAATAAAATAACCTCTTTAATAAATATCATAGCAAAAACTACTAAACTGCTCATTTTGAACAATGAGTATAAATACTTATTATAATTCGATAATTTTGATCTGGGGTAAATGTTAAAATTCCCTAAAAATAAAATTCGATTAAAAAGGTAGTTATAACTATGTTAGGATTTAAGGACTAGACATAGCTTATAGTAAAGGTAAAACATTTAAAAAACTCCAGATTATTCTAAATCAAACAACAAATTAAACAAAACTTTGATAATTAAGTTGAGAATAAAGCAATCAATGATATGTGAGTCTTTATCGGATGATAAGACACAATTTAATAATCAAAAATAAAATAGAGTTAGTGATTCAAAGTAATTTACTAGCTCGTTTATTGTGAATATTTGAGTTAATCTGTGGTAATTTTATAAATCTTAGAAAAATTAATTGCAATATAAAAAAATAGGAGAAAACTTCAATGTCAGTACGTCTTTATGTTAAGTTACCAAAGGCAGAATTAGAAAAAGAAGGTTTTGAAAAAATGTTCAGTGAATTTGAGCCTTCTTTCACCACTAAACTGATAAAAGAACGTAAAAAAAATGAGTGTCGTGGTTTTGGATTCGTAACGGTGCCCACCGATGAAGATGCTGATTTATTTATCAGTAAATACAATAATCAAGTTTTTATTTACAACGACGAACCTTTTAAAGATGAAAACGGAGCTGATTTTGTATTATTAATCGAAAAAGCCTTACCTCGCACTAAAGGTGAGAAAGAGGAAAATGGAACTGTCACAGAAGGTAGTGAAGATCAATCTGGAGCTGAGAATAAAGTAGCGACTCCAGAAATAGAAACCGTTAAACCTAGCCGTCGTGAAGGTCCTAAAAAAACCACCACGAAGAAATCTCGTGGAAAAAGTAACGGTGGTGCTAAACCTAAAGGTGATAGATCTGTTTCTGTCTCTGAATCAATCCAACCCGATCCTCGTTGGGCGAATGAGTTAAGTAAATTAAAGGAAATGTTTGCTGCTCAAACTTCTAACTAAATTCCTCTGTCCATAATATCTTTCATGTCAGAAAAAAACTCCCGTTGAATTTGGCAACAAAAACATTACAAATCAACGGGTAATAAACTTTGACCAGCAAAAAAATATCTTAATTCCTTATTTTTGAAAAGTTTTTTGACGCTCAATACATTTTTATAGTTGAGTAATCGTGACATCCCATAACTAGCCACAAAGTAATGTATAGTGAATAGTTAAACAAATAGGTTACTCTTGCTTATTAACAAAAACCACAATTAAACAAGTAAGAAACCTTACCGATAGAGCATATTTTGATTGATTAACAAAAAATATAATCTTTCTGTCTGACTGTTAGCACCTCTCCCAAGTCAGTTATTACCTATTTTTAGATAGAACTCAGATATTTACTAAGATTTATCAAGATTAGTTTAGTTAAGTGTATGTGAAATGAGAATAGCCCGTTACAATTGAGATTGCATTTAGTGACTCAGTATCAATATCTTGACCATTTTACATTGATATTTGATAATAAATATTATTTTATCTATAGACTAAATTCTATATTAATTGATTGTCAAAAATTATGTTGAATCAAGAATCTATTTTAGAGGTTTTAAAACCCGTCCAAGATCCAGAATTACAAAAAAGTTTAGTAGAATTGAACATGATCCGTAATATAGCGGTGAAAGATGGTGATGTTAGTTTTACCCTCGTTTTGACTACTCCAGCGTGTCCATTACGGGAGTTTATTCGAGAAGATTGTGAAAAAGCCATTAAAACATTAGAAGGAGTTAATTCAGTTACAGTTGAAATCACAGCCGAAACTCCTCAGCAAAAGCCTTTACCTGATAGGCAATCGGTGAATCAAGTTAAAAATATTATTGCTATTTCTAGCGGTAAAGGAGGAGTGGGAAAAAGTACTGTTTCAGTCAATGTTGCTGTTGCCCTTGCCCAAATGGGTGCAAAGGTAGGTTTATTAGATGCTGATATTTATGGACCGAATGCACCTACAATGTTGGGTTTAAATGATGTACCCATTGAGGTAGAAAAATCGTCATTAGGAGATATTTTACAACCTGCCTTTAATCATGGTATTAAAATGGTTTCCATGGGTTTTTTAATTGATCCTGATCAACCCGTAATGTGGCGAGGTCCAATGCTAAACGGAATTATACGTCAATTTTTGTATCAAGTCAATTGGGGAGAATTAGATTATTTAATCGTCGATATGCCACCGGGTACAGGTGATGCTCAATTAACTTTAGCACAAGCAGCCCCTCTTGCTGGTGCAGTAATTGTAACAACACCTCAAACCGTTTCTTTACAAGATGCTCGTCGAGGTTTAAAAATGTTTGAACAATTAGGCACAAATATTTTAGGATTAGTAGAAAATATGAGCTATTTTATCCCCCCTGATATGCCTAATAAGAATTATGACCTTTTTGGCTCTGGTGGCGGTGAAAAAGCATCAAAAGAGTTAAATGTACCTTTGCTCGGTTGTATTCCATTAGAAATTTCTCTCCGAGAAGGTGGAGACGTTGGTATTCCTATTGTAGTGGGTAATCCTGAATCAGCTTCGGCGATCGCTCTGACAAAAATAGCTCAACAAATCGCCGCTAAAGTCTCTGTAATGGCATTAAAGTAATTAATAATTAATAATTGTTTTAAACTGAGATCTTGCACCTTCAATAAAACTACTTAATAGATATAGTGAAGAAAATCAATTTAAAATAAATTTGAGTAAATTATTATAATATTTTCTGTGTCTTAATCTTTATTAATGATCAATTAGCAAACGTGAATGATACTAAAAATCTCGATTGGTTTCTCATTAGTTTAGTTATTGCTATTAGTAGCTTCGGTAGTTTAATTATTTATAGCACTCAAATTTATAAACAGGGTACAGATTGGCAAAGTCAACTAATTATGGTTGTTATTGGCTCAATTATATTACTGGGTTTATCAAATTATCGTTATGAACTATTGCTAAAGTATCACTGGGTTACTTATCTTATCACTAATCTTCTTTTATTAGCGGTCATTTTTGCTGGTACAACGGTTAATGGTGCTCAAAGTTGGATTAATATTCTTGGTTTTCAATTTCAACCTTCAGAATTTGCTAAAGTCGGTTTAATTATTTCTCTGTCTGCTTTTTTACATTATCGAGATGCTTCAAAACTCTCTAATTTTCTGCCTGTGATTGCCATAGTTGGTTTACCTTGGGTGTTGATAATGATTCAACCTGATTTAGGCACAGGGTTAGTATTTGGAGCGATTACTTTAACCATGTTATATTGGGCAAATGCGAATTTAGGTTGGATTTTATTAATTTTATCTCCCCTTATTTCCGCTTTTTTGTTTAATATTATTTTTCCCCTCTGGCTCATTTTCGTGGTTGCCATGATTTTGATTGCTTGGTTTACCCTTCCTTATCGTTTTAAGCATATTTGGGCTTTAATTACATTATTCTTGAATTACTTAGCAGGACAATTAGGGCATATTTTTTGGGATTTATTAAAACCTTATCAAAAAGATCGTCTCACTTTATTTTTGACTCCTGAAAAAGATCCTCTCGGTGGCGGTTATCATTTAATACAGTCAAGAATTGCCATTGGTTCAGGTAAAATTTACGGTAATGGTTTTCTTGACGCTACCCAAACTCATCTTAACTTTGTGCCTGAACAACATACTGACTTTATCTATAGTGCGATCGCAGATCAATTTGGTTTTATTGGTGGTATCACTATCTTAATCGTGTATTGGTTAATTTGTTGGCGTTTAGTGATGATTGCGATGCGATCAAGAGATAATTTTGGATCATTATTAGCGATAGGAGTATTAGCGATGATTGCATTTCAAACCATTGTAAATATTGGAATGACCATGGGATTAGCACCTATTACAGGCATACCTTTACCTTTATTAAGTTATGGTAGATCATCTTTACTAACAAATTTTATCGCTTTTGGTTTAGTTGAAGCAGTAGCTAATGCCAGAATTATGAAAATAGCTAAGTCTCGTTAATAATAGGCAATGGCTGAATTGGATATAAAGTTATCGTCTAAAATGAAACTAGAAGACTACAGGGAGAGGAGCAAATTGACTTAAACATTATTAAAATTTATTCTCGATAATTATTTATCAAATTCAATTCAGTTTTTTTTACTATCTCCTAACCCTTGTCTCCTGGCTTCACCAAAGATTTTATGTAAAACTGAGGCATATAATCAATTAAATGATCAATCAAGAATAAAGGCAGAAATGTAAATCCTGCCCCAATCAAAAATTAATTTTTCAACTAAAATCAAGCTATTTGATGAATAACATCTCCTGATAAGTAGGTAAAGGCCATAATTCATCGGCAATTTCTTCTTCTAAAGCATCAGCATATTTGCGCACTTCATCCATTAATGAACGAATAGTTGTGGCAAAATATTTCAGATGAGCTTCTGTGCTCTCAAAGTCATGTTTAGAAACAGCATCACTTAATTTTTGAACTTCTGCCATCATAGAATCTGCTAATTCTGAGACTTTTTTAACGGTGGTTTTATCAATTTCAATGCCAATATCTTTAAGACTAGCCATGGTATTGGTAAGACTAGATAAATATTTCATCGCTGCGGGGTAAATGGTGGTTTTAGCAATGCTAATGACTAATTTTGCTTCTACCTCAATAGATAATAAATATTGTTCGGCATAAACTTCAAAACGGCTTTCTAACTCTTTTGGAGAAAGGACACCCATTTTCTGGAATAATTCTTCAATATGTTTTTCTTTTAACACAGGTAAAGCATCAGCAGTAGTAGGTAAATTCTTTAAGCCTCTTTCCTCAACTGCCATTTTATGCCATTCAGAAGAGTAACCATTGCCACCAAAAATTACATTTCCATGTTCTTCCATAATTTCCTTGAGGATCTTATGAATAGCTGTATTTAATTCTGTACCTTTGTTTAATTCAGCTTCTAATTCTCCAGCGATCCAATCCAAAGATTCTGCTAAGATTGTGTTCATAGCTACCAACGGACCTGCTACAGATTGATGTGAACCAACGGCACGAAACTCGAAACGATTGCCCGTAAAAGCAAAGGGAGATGTACGATTTCTGTCACCCGGATCCATCGGAATTTCTGGTAAAGTATCGACACCTATATTCATGGTTTCAGCCGCTTTTGAGCTTTTTACTTCTCCTTTGAGAATTTGCTCAAAAACATCTTCTAATTGTGATCCTAAATATACAGATATAATAGCAGGAGGAGCTTCATTTGCCCCAAGACGATGATCATTACTTGCTGTAGCTACCACCGCCCGTAATAAAGGTCCATATTTATGAACACCTCGAATCACCGCACCACAGAAAACTAAAAATTGTGCATTAGCATGGGGAGTGTCACCCGGATCTAATAAATTACCTTGAGTAGCATTGCCGACAGACCAGTTAACGTGTTTACCAGAGCCATTAATTCCAGCGAAGGGTTTTTCATGAAGTAGGCAAGTAAAACCATGTTTTTTCGCCATTTTACGTAAAATTGTCATGGTTAACTGTTGATGATCTGTTGCCACATTCGCCGCTTCAAAAAAAGGTGCTAATTCAAATTGTCCGGGGGCAACTTCATTATGACGAGTTTTGGCTGGAATACCTAAACGATACATGGATTCTTCCACATCCTGCATAAATACTTGTACTCGTTCAGGAATTGCTCCAAAATAATGATCATCAAATTCTTGTCCTTTAGCAGAAGGTTTACCAAATAATGTTCTTCCTGCTAATAATAAATCTGGGCGACTATGGGCAAAATTGGAGTCCACTAAAAAATATTCTTGTTCTGCACCACAACTAGAATTAACGGGAGCTATATCTTTATGACCTAATAATTTTAATACTTTTTGGGCAGCCTTATTCATGGCAGCATTTGATCGCAACAGAGGGGTTTTTTTATCTAACGCTTCACCTGTCCAAGAAACAAACACGGTAGGAATACATAAAGTTACGCCATTATCAGTTTCCATGACATAAGCGGGGCTGGTGACATCCCATGCTGTATATCCTCTGGCTTCAAAAGTAGAACGAATACCACCATTAGGGAAAGATGAGCCATCAGGTTCGCCTTTTACTAATACCTTACCAGCAAATTCAGAAATTACAGAACCATCTCCTTGTACTGAGACAAAACCATCATGTTTTTCAGCCGTGGAGTTAGTGAGAGGATAAAAAACGTGGGCATAATAAAGAGCTTTTTTGGAAATCGCCCAATCTCTCATGGCAGTAGCAACCACATCGGCGATGGACATATCAAGGGGTTCACCTGTTTGAATCGTCTTTTTTAAAGATTTGAATATTGTTTTGGGAAGACATTCTTGCATCTTACTGAGGGTGAAAACATCTTTTGCCCACATATCTTCTAACCGTTTCGGGGTGTTAAACGGTTTAATTTCTCGATTTGTAATCTGATAAATGGCTTGAACCCGTGAATTATTTCCGCTCATAACTAACTTTATTTTAGACAATGTTTTATCATAACTAAATATGGGTTTAAAAAAAAGTTCATCAGTAACAATTTTTAGATTTGTTTCAGATTAATAAAGTAATGTCAATTTAGAAAACAAAGGTATAACTTGATGATTTATTATCTAAAATTGATTTTAATATTAATTTTGGTTTTTTTTTAATAGATAATAAAGTGTCTAATCTCAGGGATATAATCAATAAAATAGATAGCAAAATTAAGCAATGCAAGGTTCTTTTAGAAAAGTTATTATCGGATCAATTTTTTTTGTTACTACTATAATTATTGCTATCATTGGTTATGTTTCTTTTGGTTGGTCATGGCTTGAATCGATTTATATGGTTGTGATCACAATTTTTGGAGTTGGTTATGGAGAAGTACAACCTTTAGAGACTCCTGCCCAAAGAATTTTTACCATGTTTGTAATTGTTGCTGGTACATCATCGGCAGTTTATGGCGTAGGAGGCTTTATTCAAATGGTGACGGAAGGAGAAATAAATCGGGCTTTTGAAGCTGATAGACAAAGGAAAACTTTAGCAAATTTAGAAAATCATGTTATTATCTGTGGTTTTGGACATATAGGACAAGTTTTAGCAAAACAACTAGAAGAAGCAGACGAATTATTTGTTGTTATTGATAATGATGCAGAAAATTTGAGTACTGCTAAAAATAGATCTTATTCAGTGCAAGAGGGAGATGCCACTGACGAAAATGTACTGATTAGTGTCGGCATTGAAAAAGCAAAAGTATTAGCTACTGTTTTACCTAATGATGCTACTAATGTTTTTATCACTCTTACGGCAAGGGAATTAAACCCTGATTTAGTTATTTT encodes the following:
- the gap gene encoding type I glyceraldehyde-3-phosphate dehydrogenase, whose amino-acid sequence is MSKIKVAINGFGRIGRLVFRAGIDNPNIEFVGINDLVPPENIAYLLKYDSTHGKFNGTVEAKENGIEVNGKFIPCVSVRNPEELPWEEYGAEYVVEATGLFTDYEGAGKHLKAGAKKVVISAPTKDPEKVATLLMGVNHENYHPSSHDVVSNASCTTNCLAPIAKVLDDNFGLTEGLMTTIHAMTATQPTVDGPSKKDFRGGRGAAQNIIPSSTGAAKAVALVLPQLKGRLTGMAFRVPTPNVSVVDLTFRTEKATNYQGICEAMKKASETDLKGILGYTDEAVASSDFVTDSHSSIFDAGAGIELNSNFFKVVSWYDNEWGYSNRMIDLILFMANK
- a CDS encoding salt stress protein, Slr1339 family is translated as MSNIDDIFTQIQNKYQQKQQKKNIIKNAINTYCQPVNNKENKDNIDSLLSEIQNTKKSQKQEEKDDDLLSDIEAKFQQRKSTTTKKSNASLDLLTDVEAKFQQQKSTMTKKSNASLDLLTDIEAKFQQQKSINKSDKKSSITESSLQDIAENFSQKQSETKHNKKIDNLEDIRQKELEKQRQEKQLRRKAEIWLKNLDPYSDEGFWFEQFALSYQSKLEAAIDYLKALQ
- a CDS encoding NblA/ycf18 family protein; protein product: MSNSMGLSLEQQFNLRSFQTQVQNMSREQAADFLIKLYEEMLVRENVYKDVLKHQWGL
- a CDS encoding YaaW family protein → MVNELRAVLELATEEELQQVTKVLFSRRFNPIDYLNTPDPLDVQSQDWQGWLDTIEKRFRFLAADGVTVLRRQTDKVSYRDTLIQVCRYLKIPYAQQMTTIEIESEIFLNLLQKAWHKLPPSEQKSLKSRVISSLADSTIPEPLPLNLQHDPVKILLQGSSVVAVSSILKPWLLQKIAQQFAIHFATYQVAKTTIINGGIATATQLQNHFTLQMAKRGMVMSTARYTAVRGIFTFLGPVLWGCFFADLGWRAISTNYTRIIPVIFTLAQIRLTRGDDWQLLPC
- the rsmI gene encoding 16S rRNA (cytidine(1402)-2'-O)-methyltransferase translates to MTGILYLVATPIGNLKDITFRAIETLQTVDLIAAEDTRHTAKLLNHYQIKTQTISYHQHNHQARVSELITKLLNGLNIALVTDAGTPAISDPGYHLVLACIESNINIIPIPGAIAAINGLVASGLPTEKFCFEGFLPTKKKLREELLNKLQTEKRTLIFYEAPHKLQKTLTDLADFLGINRNICLARELTKIHENFWRGNLQKAIEFYQHHEPKGEYTIIIEGNKEQEEIELSETQIKEEIEKLLKQGMSKTEASQKLAKYTNLSRREIYQLMISKN
- a CDS encoding RNA-binding protein, producing the protein MSVRLYVKLPKAELEKEGFEKMFSEFEPSFTTKLIKERKKNECRGFGFVTVPTDEDADLFISKYNNQVFIYNDEPFKDENGADFVLLIEKALPRTKGEKEENGTVTEGSEDQSGAENKVATPEIETVKPSRREGPKKTTTKKSRGKSNGGAKPKGDRSVSVSESIQPDPRWANELSKLKEMFAAQTSN
- the aat gene encoding leucyl/phenylalanyl-tRNA--protein transferase; translation: MIDIPSIIQGYAHGNFLMADDYQQLAWYSSDQRTLIPLDNRFRYPKSLQRVLNKNTFSVAINRDFVGVCRGCANRKTTWISSELIDIYIELNRAGWAYSFETWHNDQLAGGILGIVIRGAFIGESMFFNIPEASKVAMVKLVEHLRSQNFVLFDAQMQNPHLQRFGSYIIDNKEYMKLLSQALDTQCNFISK
- a CDS encoding NAD(P)H-quinone oxidoreductase subunit N, whose amino-acid sequence is MPLLTTGKGFIKDLEKSGIVAVYAPLEGGFEGRYQRRLRASGYNTINISARGLGDLSAYLMGIHGVRPPHLGKKNIGQEGAVGPTYFIPPIALSQLENIPSSSKGLVLWIIEGFVLSNQEKEYLISLTKQEPKIKVVLELGGERYFRWEAL